The Pseudomonas kermanshahensis genome contains a region encoding:
- a CDS encoding sulfate/molybdate ABC transporter ATP-binding protein: protein MSIEVRNVSKRFNSFQALDNINLDIHSGELVALLGPSGCGKTTLLRIIAGLETPDDGSIVFHGEDVSGHDVRDRNVGFVFQHYALFRHMSVFDNVAFGLRMKPKGERPSESKIAEKVHELLNMVQLDWLSDRYPEQLSGGQRQRIALARALAVEPKVLLLDEPFGALDAKVRKELRRWLARLHEDINLTSVFVTHDQEEAMEVADRIVVMNKGVIEQIGSPGEVYEQPANDFVYHFLGDSNRLALSEGHHVLFRPHEVSLSRHETEGHHAAEVRDIRPLGATTRVTLKVEGQSELIEAEVVKDHDSLTGLARGETLFFRPKVWQKVADI from the coding sequence ATGTCGATCGAAGTTCGTAACGTCAGCAAGCGCTTCAACAGCTTCCAGGCCCTGGACAACATCAACCTGGATATCCACAGCGGTGAGCTGGTGGCCTTGCTCGGCCCGTCCGGCTGCGGCAAGACCACCCTGCTGCGCATCATTGCCGGCCTGGAAACACCGGATGACGGCAGCATCGTGTTCCATGGCGAGGATGTGTCTGGCCACGACGTGCGTGATCGCAACGTCGGCTTCGTGTTCCAGCACTACGCGTTGTTCCGCCACATGAGCGTGTTCGACAACGTCGCCTTCGGCCTGCGCATGAAGCCCAAGGGCGAGCGCCCGAGCGAAAGCAAAATTGCCGAAAAGGTGCATGAGCTGCTGAACATGGTCCAGCTCGACTGGCTCTCCGACCGCTACCCCGAGCAGCTTTCCGGTGGCCAGCGCCAGCGTATCGCCCTGGCCCGCGCCCTGGCGGTAGAGCCTAAGGTGCTGTTGCTCGACGAGCCGTTCGGTGCCCTGGATGCCAAGGTGCGTAAAGAGCTGCGCCGCTGGCTGGCGCGCCTGCACGAAGATATCAACCTGACGTCGGTGTTCGTCACCCATGACCAGGAAGAGGCCATGGAAGTCGCGGACCGCATCGTGGTGATGAACAAGGGTGTGATCGAGCAGATCGGCTCGCCGGGTGAAGTCTACGAGCAGCCGGCCAACGACTTCGTCTACCACTTCCTCGGCGACTCCAACCGCCTGGCCTTGAGCGAAGGCCACCACGTGCTGTTCCGCCCGCACGAAGTGTCGCTGTCGCGCCATGAAACCGAAGGCCACCATGCCGCCGAGGTGCGCGATATCCGCCCGCTGGGCGCGACCACCCGGGTGACCTTGAAGGTGGAAGGGCAGAGCGAGCTGATCGAGGCCGAAGTGGTCAAGGACCACGACAGCTTGACCGGCCTGGCACGCGGGGAGACGCTGTTCTTCAGGCCGAAGGTGTGGCAGAAGGTGGCGGATATCTAA
- a CDS encoding energy transducer TonB: protein MGNVQTAVRAYDQPWRPAPGDLVELGRTLRLPLGQQRLQRTPASGLKRRDKLALALLVLALHGAAAYWVSQAPTPELPVVPPQVPPMTIEFAAPAPPVVEPPPPAPAPPVVEPPPPPPVVDELAAKPKPKPKPIPKPVVKQAPKPQPKPVEAPPPPPVAAPAPPAPAPPAPAPVTPASANAAYLKNPAPEYPQMAQRRGWEGTVLLRVEVLPSGKPGQIQVQKSSGRDALDAAALAAVKRWSFVPAKQGDVAQTGWVSVPIDFKLR from the coding sequence ATGGGTAATGTCCAGACGGCCGTCAGAGCCTACGACCAGCCATGGCGCCCGGCACCGGGCGACCTGGTCGAGCTTGGACGCACGCTTCGTCTTCCGCTTGGCCAGCAGCGCCTGCAACGCACGCCTGCCAGCGGCCTCAAGCGCCGCGACAAGCTGGCGTTGGCGCTGCTGGTACTGGCGCTGCACGGCGCCGCCGCCTACTGGGTCAGCCAGGCACCGACGCCTGAGCTGCCCGTGGTGCCGCCCCAGGTGCCACCCATGACCATCGAGTTCGCCGCCCCTGCGCCGCCCGTGGTCGAGCCGCCACCCCCGGCACCCGCGCCGCCGGTGGTCGAGCCACCGCCGCCGCCACCGGTAGTCGACGAGCTGGCCGCCAAGCCCAAACCGAAGCCAAAACCGATCCCTAAACCTGTGGTCAAGCAGGCGCCCAAGCCGCAGCCGAAACCGGTCGAGGCACCGCCACCGCCACCCGTTGCAGCCCCGGCACCGCCAGCCCCTGCGCCACCCGCGCCGGCGCCGGTGACACCGGCTTCAGCCAACGCCGCGTACCTCAAGAACCCGGCGCCAGAGTACCCGCAGATGGCCCAGCGCCGCGGCTGGGAAGGCACCGTGCTGTTGCGCGTCGAGGTGTTGCCCAGTGGCAAACCGGGGCAGATCCAGGTGCAGAAGAGCAGTGGCCGCGATGCCTTGGACGCCGCTGCGCTGGCCGCCGTCAAGCGCTGGAGCTTCGTCCCCGCCAAGCAAGGCGACGTGGCCCAGACCGGGTGGGTCAGCGTGCCAATCGACTTCAAGCTTCGCTAA